Proteins from a genomic interval of Zingiber officinale cultivar Zhangliang chromosome 1B, Zo_v1.1, whole genome shotgun sequence:
- the LOC121991932 gene encoding peroxisome biogenesis protein 6-like isoform X2: MAQRRKPLVLSSTRALIDSVLSSAKSQGVCFDVFEGSAGGETRSAADRSGLPLRLTAGILRFTARNGGDCDETENSLMVGVSASVLKRLGITSGSLVLVKNSETNVGRVTKVKVLDRPLARDSQAISVSSSTPVMNILPSFTYSPEVHPPINQEVAYVTPMLAFNLGIHVTCLMVLVCGGQDSLMSLFEVEGNKQEKRDYPPLYVELFPWPNCPKYASHLRISFVKIPECGVLESLRGKSVIEEGDRQDLIDLALNEYFSVDRFLARGDIFYVHVDWHCHSEMCVACNQKTPKGLSSNIIYFKVMSMEPLDELILRVNCNQTALVLGGSAASAIPPNGLIANYDEFKPIHVEMVKTLTSILTPALCPSALLSKFRVAVFLYGSAGCGKRTVVRYVARHLGVHVIEYSCHDFIESSEKKVSAALTNAFKVASRYSPSILLLRNFDLLATLSSNEGSLSDQVGIASEVASIVRKFTDPSSMSEDSFRAKATNDAPFLVEVENLNRQRVFLVAAASSSEALHPQIRRCFSHEISMNQMNEAQRVSMLSESLGGVTKIANKAVGDDFLKDVTAQTSGFMPRDIKALIADAGANFVHRALFYNAKVENGNFSEIIIEGHRPVPNENCSHPFAANLLENEDFSKALERSKKRNASALGTPKVPNIKWEDVGGLEEVKKAILDTVQLPLLHKDLFSSGLRKRSGVLLYGPPGTGKTLLAKAVATECSLNFLSVKGPELINMYIGESEKNVRDIFQKARAARPCVIFFDELDSLAPARGASGDSGGVMDRVVSQMLAEIDGLNDSSQVFFMDYHIKLDI; encoded by the exons ATGGCGCAGAGACGGAAGCCCCTGGTCCTGTCCTCCACTCGCGCCCTAATCGATTCCGTTCTTAGCTCCGCCAAATCTCAGGGCGTATGCTTCGATGTATTCGAAGGTTCTGCCGGCGGCGAAACTCGCTCCGCCGCTGATCGAAGCGGGCTGCCACTGCGATTGACCGCTGGTATTCTTCGATTCACCGCAAGAAACGGCGGCGATTGCGATGAGACGGAGAACTCCTTAATGGTTGGGGTGTCTGCCTCTGTGCTAAAGAGACTAGGCATTACGTCGGGGTCACTG GTTCTTGTAAAGAACTCTGAGACTAATGTTGGAAGAGTCACTAAAGTTAAAGTTCTTGATCGTCCACTTGCAAGGGACAGTCAAGCAATTTCTGTTTCGTCTTCTACTCCTGTCATGAATATTTTACCTTCTTTCACATACTCACCTGAAGTTCATCCTCCCATCAACCAAGAAGTGGCATATGTTACTCCGATGTTAGCATTTAATCTTGGAATTCATGTAACTTGTCTTATGGTTTTGGTTTGTGGTGGTCAAGACTCTTTAATGTCATTGTTTGAAGTGGAAGGGAATAAGCAAGAGAAGAGAGATTATCCCCCTCTGTATGTGGAGCTTTTTCCATGGCCTAATTGTCCTAAGTATGCTTCTCATCTAAGAATTTCCTTTGTGAAAATTCCTGAATGTGGCGTTCTTGAATCTCTTAGAGGAAAATCAGTAATTGAAGAAGGTGACCGCCAAGATCTGATTGATTTAGCATTAAATGAGTACTTTAGTGTTGATAGATTTTTGGCAAGAGGAGACATTTTCTATGTTCATGTAGATTGGCATTGCCATTCTGAAATGTGTGTTGCTTGTAACCAGAAAACTCCCAAAGGATTGTCCAGTAACATAATTTACTTCAAG GTTATGTCTATGGAGCCATTAGATGAGCTCATTCTCCGTGTTAACTGCAATCAAACAGCTTTAGTTCTTGGAGGAAGTGCAGCTTCTGCTATTCCTCCCAATGGGCTTATTGCCAATTATGATGAATTCAAACCTATTCATGTTGAAATGGTTAAGACATTGACTTCTATCCTCACTCCTGCTTTATGCCCCTCAGCTCTATTATCAAAGTTCagagttgcagttttcttgtaTGGTAGTGCAG GGTGTGGTAAGCGGACTGTTGTTAGATATGTAGCCAGACATTTGGGTGTTCATGTCATCGAGTATAGTTGTCATGATTTTATTGAATCCTCAGAGAAAAAAGTATCTGCTGCCCTAACAAATGCCTTTAAAGTAGCTTCTCG ATACTCACCATCTATACTTTTGCTTCGCAATTTTGATCTGCTGGCCACTTTATCTTCCAATGAAGGTTCATTGTCTGATCAAGTTGGCATTGCGTCTGAAGTTGCATCGATCGTTAGGAAGTTCACAGATCCAAGTTCCATGAGTGAAGATTCCTTTAGAGCGAAAGCGACTAATGATGCTCCA TTTCTAGTGGAAGTTGAGAATTTGAACAGACAAAGAGTATTCCTAGTTGCAGCTGCTAGCAGCTCTGAGGCACTACACCCACAAATTAGACGATGCTTCAGTCATGAGATAAGCATGAACCAAATGAATGAGGCACAAAGAGTCAGTATGCTGTCTGAGTCACTCGGAGGAGTTACCAAGATTGCCAATAAg GCAGTGGGTGATGACTTTCTAAAAGATGTTACTGCTCAAACCTCAGGCTTTATGCCCCGGGATATAAAGGCTTTAATTGCAGATGCTGGCGCCAACTTTGTACATAGAGCATTGTTTTACAACGCCAAAGTTGAAAATGGAAATTTTTCTGAGATTATTATTGAAGGCCATAGACCTGTACCGAATGAGAATTGTTCACATCCTTTTGCTGCCAATCTCCTAGAGAATGAAGATTTTTCAAAAGCACTGGAACGGTCCAAGAAAAGAAATGCATCAGCCTTGGGCACACCAAAA GTGCCAAATATTAAATGGGAAGATGTTGGTGGACTTGAAGAAGTGAAGAAAGCAATTCTGGACACTGTCCAG CTACCTCTGCTGCATAAAGATTTATTTTCATCTGGTTTACGCAAGCGTTCGGGTGTTCTTCTCTATGGTCCTCCGGGAACAGGGAAG aCATTGTTGGCAAAAGCTGTTGCAACAGAGTGCTCACTGAATTTTTTGAGTGTGAAGGGACCAGAGTTAATCAACATGTACATAGGAGAATCTGAGAAGAATGTCAGAGACATTTTTCAGAAG GCGAGAGCTGCACGCCCTTGTGTCATTTTCTTTGATGAACTTGATTCCCTAGCTCCTGCTCGGGGAGCCTCTGGGGATTCAGGTGGGGTCATGGATAGAGTGGTATCGCAG ATGCTTGCAGAAATTGATGGCTTAAATGATTCTAGTCAGGTTTTTTTCATGGACTATCATATTAAATTAGATATCTGA
- the LOC121991932 gene encoding peroxisome biogenesis protein 6-like isoform X1: MAQRRKPLVLSSTRALIDSVLSSAKSQGVCFDVFEGSAGGETRSAADRSGLPLRLTAGILRFTARNGGDCDETENSLMVGVSASVLKRLGITSGSLVLVKNSETNVGRVTKVKVLDRPLARDSQAISVSSSTPVMNILPSFTYSPEVHPPINQEVAYVTPMLAFNLGIHVTCLMVLVCGGQDSLMSLFEVEGNKQEKRDYPPLYVELFPWPNCPKYASHLRISFVKIPECGVLESLRGKSVIEEGDRQDLIDLALNEYFSVDRFLARGDIFYVHVDWHCHSEMCVACNQKTPKGLSSNIIYFKVMSMEPLDELILRVNCNQTALVLGGSAASAIPPNGLIANYDEFKPIHVEMVKTLTSILTPALCPSALLSKFRVAVFLYGSAGCGKRTVVRYVARHLGVHVIEYSCHDFIESSEKKVSAALTNAFKVASRYSPSILLLRNFDLLATLSSNEGSLSDQVGIASEVASIVRKFTDPSSMSEDSFRAKATNDAPFLVEVENLNRQRVFLVAAASSSEALHPQIRRCFSHEISMNQMNEAQRVSMLSESLGGVTKIANKAVGDDFLKDVTAQTSGFMPRDIKALIADAGANFVHRALFYNAKVENGNFSEIIIEGHRPVPNENCSHPFAANLLENEDFSKALERSKKRNASALGTPKVPNIKWEDVGGLEEVKKAILDTVQLPLLHKDLFSSGLRKRSGVLLYGPPGTGKTLLAKAVATECSLNFLSVKGPELINMYIGESEKNVRDIFQKARAARPCVIFFDELDSLAPARGASGDSGGVMDRVVSQMLAEIDGLNDSSQDLFIIGASNRPDLIDPALLRPGRFDKLLYVGVNADVSYRERVLKALARKFKLHENVSLLSVAKKCPPNFTGADMYALCADAWFHAAKRKVSDVRIDSSSIDKADSVIVEINDFMKVLGDLSPSLSMDELMKYERLREQFEGGPR; the protein is encoded by the exons ATGGCGCAGAGACGGAAGCCCCTGGTCCTGTCCTCCACTCGCGCCCTAATCGATTCCGTTCTTAGCTCCGCCAAATCTCAGGGCGTATGCTTCGATGTATTCGAAGGTTCTGCCGGCGGCGAAACTCGCTCCGCCGCTGATCGAAGCGGGCTGCCACTGCGATTGACCGCTGGTATTCTTCGATTCACCGCAAGAAACGGCGGCGATTGCGATGAGACGGAGAACTCCTTAATGGTTGGGGTGTCTGCCTCTGTGCTAAAGAGACTAGGCATTACGTCGGGGTCACTG GTTCTTGTAAAGAACTCTGAGACTAATGTTGGAAGAGTCACTAAAGTTAAAGTTCTTGATCGTCCACTTGCAAGGGACAGTCAAGCAATTTCTGTTTCGTCTTCTACTCCTGTCATGAATATTTTACCTTCTTTCACATACTCACCTGAAGTTCATCCTCCCATCAACCAAGAAGTGGCATATGTTACTCCGATGTTAGCATTTAATCTTGGAATTCATGTAACTTGTCTTATGGTTTTGGTTTGTGGTGGTCAAGACTCTTTAATGTCATTGTTTGAAGTGGAAGGGAATAAGCAAGAGAAGAGAGATTATCCCCCTCTGTATGTGGAGCTTTTTCCATGGCCTAATTGTCCTAAGTATGCTTCTCATCTAAGAATTTCCTTTGTGAAAATTCCTGAATGTGGCGTTCTTGAATCTCTTAGAGGAAAATCAGTAATTGAAGAAGGTGACCGCCAAGATCTGATTGATTTAGCATTAAATGAGTACTTTAGTGTTGATAGATTTTTGGCAAGAGGAGACATTTTCTATGTTCATGTAGATTGGCATTGCCATTCTGAAATGTGTGTTGCTTGTAACCAGAAAACTCCCAAAGGATTGTCCAGTAACATAATTTACTTCAAG GTTATGTCTATGGAGCCATTAGATGAGCTCATTCTCCGTGTTAACTGCAATCAAACAGCTTTAGTTCTTGGAGGAAGTGCAGCTTCTGCTATTCCTCCCAATGGGCTTATTGCCAATTATGATGAATTCAAACCTATTCATGTTGAAATGGTTAAGACATTGACTTCTATCCTCACTCCTGCTTTATGCCCCTCAGCTCTATTATCAAAGTTCagagttgcagttttcttgtaTGGTAGTGCAG GGTGTGGTAAGCGGACTGTTGTTAGATATGTAGCCAGACATTTGGGTGTTCATGTCATCGAGTATAGTTGTCATGATTTTATTGAATCCTCAGAGAAAAAAGTATCTGCTGCCCTAACAAATGCCTTTAAAGTAGCTTCTCG ATACTCACCATCTATACTTTTGCTTCGCAATTTTGATCTGCTGGCCACTTTATCTTCCAATGAAGGTTCATTGTCTGATCAAGTTGGCATTGCGTCTGAAGTTGCATCGATCGTTAGGAAGTTCACAGATCCAAGTTCCATGAGTGAAGATTCCTTTAGAGCGAAAGCGACTAATGATGCTCCA TTTCTAGTGGAAGTTGAGAATTTGAACAGACAAAGAGTATTCCTAGTTGCAGCTGCTAGCAGCTCTGAGGCACTACACCCACAAATTAGACGATGCTTCAGTCATGAGATAAGCATGAACCAAATGAATGAGGCACAAAGAGTCAGTATGCTGTCTGAGTCACTCGGAGGAGTTACCAAGATTGCCAATAAg GCAGTGGGTGATGACTTTCTAAAAGATGTTACTGCTCAAACCTCAGGCTTTATGCCCCGGGATATAAAGGCTTTAATTGCAGATGCTGGCGCCAACTTTGTACATAGAGCATTGTTTTACAACGCCAAAGTTGAAAATGGAAATTTTTCTGAGATTATTATTGAAGGCCATAGACCTGTACCGAATGAGAATTGTTCACATCCTTTTGCTGCCAATCTCCTAGAGAATGAAGATTTTTCAAAAGCACTGGAACGGTCCAAGAAAAGAAATGCATCAGCCTTGGGCACACCAAAA GTGCCAAATATTAAATGGGAAGATGTTGGTGGACTTGAAGAAGTGAAGAAAGCAATTCTGGACACTGTCCAG CTACCTCTGCTGCATAAAGATTTATTTTCATCTGGTTTACGCAAGCGTTCGGGTGTTCTTCTCTATGGTCCTCCGGGAACAGGGAAG aCATTGTTGGCAAAAGCTGTTGCAACAGAGTGCTCACTGAATTTTTTGAGTGTGAAGGGACCAGAGTTAATCAACATGTACATAGGAGAATCTGAGAAGAATGTCAGAGACATTTTTCAGAAG GCGAGAGCTGCACGCCCTTGTGTCATTTTCTTTGATGAACTTGATTCCCTAGCTCCTGCTCGGGGAGCCTCTGGGGATTCAGGTGGGGTCATGGATAGAGTGGTATCGCAG ATGCTTGCAGAAATTGATGGCTTAAATGATTCTAGTCAG GATCTGTTTATAATAGGTGCAAGTAATAGACCTGATCTTATTGACCCAGCACTTCTGCGTCCCGGCAGATTTGACAAACTTCTGTATGTTGGAGTTAACGCTGATGTATCTTATAGAGAGAG GGTTTTGAAGGCTCTTGCAAGGAAATTTAAACTCCATGAGAATGTTTCTCTACTCTCAGTTGCTAAGAAATGTCCACCAAATTTTACTGGTGCAGACATGTATGCATTATGTGCAGATGCTTGGTTTCATGCTGCGAAGCGTAAG GTATCAGATGTTCGTATAGACTCTTCGAGCATTGATAAAGCAGATTCAGTCATCGTGGAAATCAATGACTTTATGAAG GTATTAGGAGACTTATCTCCCTCGTTATCGATGGACGAATTGATGAAATACGAACGCCTAAGGGAGCAGTTTGAAGGAGGTCCAAGATGA
- the LOC121992125 gene encoding auxin-responsive protein SAUR71-like, with product MKRLIRRIVRVADASHCRAPGKGTSAPRRRVPGGHVPVCVGEEMERFAVRAELLGRPAFVELLRRSAQEYGYAQRGVLRIHCPVPLFRRLLLLSSSPASSSSYDPALEELFRALPDSDSASSASPI from the coding sequence ATGAAGCGGCTTATCCGTCGGATCGTAAGGGTGGCAGACGCGTCGCACTGCCGTGCGCCTGGGAAGGGGACTTCGGCGCCGCGTCGGCGTGTGCCGGGGGGCCACGTCCCAGTGTGCGTCGGCGAGGAGATGGAGCGGTTCGCGGTGCGGGCGGAGCTCCTAGGCCGGCCGGCGTTCGTCGAGCTCCTCCGTCGGTCAGCGCAAGAGTATGGCTACGCGCAGCGCGGCGTGCTGCGGATCCACTGTCCCGTCCCGCTCttccgccgcctcctcctcctctcctcgtCACCCGCCTCGTCTTCTTCTTACGATCCGGCGTTAGAGGAGCTCTTCCGTGCACTGCCGGACAGTGACAGCGCCAGCTCCGCTTCTCCGATCTGA